One Micromonospora eburnea genomic region harbors:
- a CDS encoding zinc-dependent alcohol dehydrogenase family protein, whose translation MKALVYGGPGEKSWSEIPDPTIADPRDAIVRVDAVTICGTDLHILGGDVPEVEAGRVLGHEAVGTVVAVGSGVTNLKEGDRVLASCISACGVCRYCREGVYGQCLGGGGWILGHTVDGVQAEYARLPFADLSTYRLPGSVSDEAAVLLADILPTSYEVGVLNGRVRPGDTVVVVGAGPIGLAAIQTARLYSPIRIVAVDRAQSRLDAAKRFGADLTVLADDEPLDLVRLVTGGLGADVVIEAVGTPATFELCTTLVRPGGRVANIGVHGSPATLHLERLWIRDVTITTGLVDTRTTPTLLNMLVAGQLDAAHMVTHRFALDQIVEAYDVFSRPAETGALKVVLNRVPEGGNR comes from the coding sequence GTGTACGGCGGGCCCGGTGAGAAGTCCTGGTCCGAGATCCCGGATCCCACCATCGCCGACCCCCGCGACGCGATCGTCCGGGTCGACGCGGTCACCATCTGCGGGACCGACCTGCACATCCTCGGCGGCGACGTGCCCGAGGTCGAGGCCGGTCGGGTGCTGGGCCACGAGGCGGTCGGCACGGTCGTCGCGGTCGGCAGCGGCGTCACCAACCTCAAGGAGGGTGACCGGGTCCTCGCCTCCTGCATCTCCGCGTGCGGCGTCTGCCGCTACTGCCGGGAGGGCGTCTACGGGCAGTGCCTCGGCGGGGGCGGCTGGATCCTCGGCCACACCGTCGACGGCGTGCAGGCCGAGTACGCCCGCCTCCCGTTCGCGGACCTGTCCACGTACCGGCTGCCCGGGTCGGTCTCCGACGAGGCGGCCGTGCTGCTGGCCGACATCCTGCCCACCTCGTACGAGGTCGGCGTGCTCAACGGCCGGGTGCGGCCCGGCGACACGGTCGTGGTGGTCGGCGCCGGCCCGATCGGGTTGGCCGCCATCCAGACCGCCAGGCTCTACTCGCCCATCCGCATCGTGGCCGTCGACAGGGCGCAGAGCCGGCTCGACGCGGCCAAGCGGTTCGGCGCGGATCTCACCGTGCTCGCCGACGACGAGCCGCTCGACCTGGTCCGCCTGGTCACCGGCGGGCTGGGCGCCGACGTGGTGATCGAGGCGGTCGGCACTCCGGCCACCTTCGAACTCTGCACCACCCTGGTACGCCCCGGCGGCCGGGTGGCCAACATCGGCGTGCACGGCAGCCCGGCCACGCTGCACCTGGAGCGGTTGTGGATACGCGACGTCACCATCACCACCGGCCTCGTCGACACCCGGACCACGCCGACGCTGCTGAACATGCTGGTCGCGGGCCAGCTCGACGCCGCGCACATGGTGACCCACCGGTTCGCGCTCGACCAGATCGTCGAGGCGTACGACGTCTTCTCCCGGCCGGCCGAGACCGGCGCCCTCAAGGTCGTGCTCAACCGCGTCCCCGAGGGAGGCAACCGTTGA